The following are encoded in a window of Novosphingobium sp. ZN18A2 genomic DNA:
- a CDS encoding YbjQ family protein, translating to MIVTTTENLPDHQVAEVLGQCFGVVVRSRGLGGNIVAGLRSIIGGEIKEYTSLVEDTRRHAIDRMVSNARLMGADAVMMMRFDSGSLGQTMNEVVAYGTAVRLARSAEAGR from the coding sequence ATGATCGTGACCACGACCGAAAACCTGCCGGACCACCAGGTGGCCGAAGTGCTGGGCCAGTGCTTCGGCGTGGTCGTGCGCAGCCGCGGGCTGGGCGGCAATATCGTGGCCGGCCTGCGCTCCATCATCGGCGGAGAGATCAAGGAATATACCTCGCTGGTGGAAGACACGCGCCGCCATGCGATAGACCGCATGGTTTCGAACGCGCGCCTGATGGGCGCCGACGCGGTGATGATGATGCGCTTCGATTCCGGCTCTCTCGGCCAGACGATGAACGAGGTCGTCGCCTATGGAACCGCCGTGCGTCTCGCCCGGTCTGCGGAGGCCGGGCGATGA
- the aqpZ gene encoding aquaporin Z has translation MTRKLAAEFFGTFWLVFGGCGSAVLAAAFPDLGIGFAGVALAFGLTVLTMVYAVGNISGGHFNPAVSLGLAVGGRFAWKDLLPYWVAQVLAAIVAAVALYAIASGKPGFEAGGFASNGYGDLSPGGYSLQAAFLCEVIMTAGFLVVIMGATSRHAPAGFAGIAIGLALTLIHLVSIPVTNTSVNPARSTGVALFAATDALGQLWLFWLAPLIGGALGAAIWRYLIDPGTTAADPGEGD, from the coding sequence ATGACGCGTAAACTGGCGGCCGAATTCTTCGGCACGTTCTGGCTGGTGTTCGGCGGATGCGGCTCGGCCGTTCTTGCCGCGGCCTTTCCGGACCTGGGTATCGGCTTTGCGGGTGTGGCGCTGGCCTTCGGCCTTACCGTGCTGACCATGGTCTATGCCGTGGGCAACATTTCCGGCGGGCATTTCAATCCGGCGGTTTCACTGGGCCTTGCCGTTGGCGGGCGTTTTGCGTGGAAGGATCTTCTTCCCTACTGGGTCGCGCAAGTCCTGGCCGCGATCGTCGCGGCCGTTGCGCTTTATGCGATCGCATCGGGCAAGCCGGGATTCGAGGCAGGCGGCTTTGCCTCGAACGGATATGGCGACCTGTCGCCGGGCGGTTATTCGTTGCAGGCCGCGTTCCTGTGCGAAGTGATCATGACGGCGGGCTTCCTGGTGGTGATCATGGGCGCGACGTCGCGCCATGCGCCTGCGGGCTTTGCGGGAATCGCGATCGGCCTTGCGTTGACGCTGATCCACCTCGTCTCGATCCCCGTCACCAACACCTCGGTCAATCCCGCGCGCTCCACCGGTGTGGCGCTGTTCGCGGCGACCGATGCGCTGGGCCAGCTCTGGCTGTTCTGGCTCGCCCCGCTGATCGGCGGCGCGCTGGGCGCGGCGATCTGGCGGTACCTGATCGATCCGGGTACCACGGCGGCCGATCCGGGCGAGGGCGACTGA
- a CDS encoding MmcB family DNA repair protein has translation MADSAASLSNADLATAQDVARGISRLFARNDIWCIGEMPLRSGRRADLMGIDAKGRLVIVEIKVAKADLLGDAKWPDYLDHCDRFFWGLAPHLDRACMETETFRPDMCGLIVADGYDAEIVRPAPTLPLAAARRKAETERLARAALRRHVVGLDPDCSRWGGA, from the coding sequence ATGGCCGATTCTGCCGCTTCCCTCTCGAATGCCGACCTTGCGACGGCGCAGGACGTTGCCCGCGGCATAAGTCGCCTGTTCGCGCGCAACGATATCTGGTGCATCGGTGAAATGCCGCTGCGATCGGGCAGGCGGGCGGACCTTATGGGCATCGATGCCAAGGGGCGGCTGGTGATCGTGGAGATCAAGGTCGCCAAGGCAGACCTGCTGGGCGATGCAAAATGGCCCGATTACCTTGACCATTGCGACCGGTTCTTCTGGGGGCTAGCCCCGCATCTTGATCGTGCCTGCATGGAGACCGAAACGTTCCGACCCGACATGTGCGGGTTGATCGTTGCCGATGGCTATGATGCGGAAATCGTGCGTCCCGCGCCCACGCTTCCGCTTGCGGCGGCGCGGCGCAAGGCAGAGACGGAGCGGCTGGCACGCGCCGCGCTGCGCCGTCACGTGGTCGGCCTCGATCCCGATTGTTCGCGCTGGGGCGGGGCGTAG
- the hypF gene encoding carbamoyltransferase HypF — protein MATEAETSLSIRVRGQVQGVGYRPFVWQLARRLGLRGEVSNDAEGVIVHAAGPDRALADFVRALADEAPPLAHVASVEPSPGAPVARTDFVIGESHGGNARTGITADAATCPACLAEIRDPAERRHGYAFTNCTHCGPRLTIVEAVPYDRANTSMKAFPMCRACAAEYRDPADRRFHAQPIACPECGPRLWLEGEGNAAADPLMEAARLLKAGRIVAIKGLGGFHLACLARDGSAVAELRRRKARDAKPLALMVASVEQARAICDVSDEAAALMSSSAAPIVLLPRRDKALPDALAPGQDHLGVMLAYTPLHHLLMQAVGQPLVMTSGNRSDEPQAIANAEARERLADLADAWLMHDREIVNRVDDSVVALDARGPIVLRRARGIAPDPVMLPDGLASDVPVLAMGGELKATFCLLRGREAVLSQHIGDLEDAAALADYRRMLDLFARLYDFTPGLIAVDAHPDYLSTQLGRRMADELGVPVIAVAHHHAHMAACLAEHGVAPGREALAIVCDGLGLGADGTLWGGEVLRGGYVSAERIAAVPAVALPGGAQAMKQPWRNLVAHLLHAFGPDWRAKVAPLTAHLPEDSSVRVIEQAIAKRLNSPPCSSAGRLFDAVAAALGVHPLAIGYEGHAAMTLESLARPHMDRCEGYALDRPEPGDPSRARLAGLWHAIAADLAARTAPGVIAARFHHAFADTMVALLMSGGPPAPATPVALSGGTFQNRLIREGVSARLEALGLVPLVHHTLPAGDGGLSLGQAAAAAAGCRTA, from the coding sequence ATGGCTACGGAGGCTGAGACCAGCCTTTCGATCCGCGTGCGCGGGCAGGTTCAGGGCGTGGGCTATCGTCCCTTCGTGTGGCAACTCGCGCGGCGGCTGGGGCTGCGGGGAGAGGTTTCGAACGATGCCGAAGGGGTGATCGTTCATGCCGCCGGACCGGATCGTGCGCTTGCCGATTTCGTGCGCGCGCTGGCGGATGAAGCGCCGCCGCTTGCCCATGTCGCCAGCGTTGAGCCTTCGCCGGGCGCTCCCGTCGCGCGCACGGATTTCGTGATCGGGGAGAGCCACGGCGGAAACGCGCGCACCGGCATCACCGCCGATGCCGCGACGTGCCCCGCCTGCCTTGCCGAAATCCGCGACCCGGCAGAACGCCGCCACGGCTATGCCTTCACCAACTGCACGCATTGCGGCCCGCGCCTGACCATCGTGGAGGCGGTGCCCTATGATCGCGCGAACACGTCGATGAAGGCGTTCCCCATGTGCAGGGCTTGCGCCGCGGAATACCGCGATCCGGCGGACCGGCGCTTTCACGCCCAGCCCATCGCCTGCCCCGAATGCGGCCCCCGCCTGTGGCTTGAAGGAGAGGGGAACGCCGCCGCCGATCCGCTGATGGAAGCCGCGCGGCTGCTGAAGGCCGGGCGGATCGTTGCGATAAAGGGGCTGGGCGGGTTTCACCTTGCCTGCCTTGCCCGCGATGGCAGCGCCGTTGCCGAACTGCGCCGCCGCAAGGCGCGCGACGCGAAGCCGCTGGCGCTGATGGTCGCGTCCGTAGAGCAGGCGCGGGCGATCTGCGATGTGAGCGACGAAGCCGCCGCGCTGATGTCGTCCAGCGCGGCGCCGATCGTGCTGTTGCCGCGCCGCGACAAGGCGTTGCCCGATGCGCTGGCGCCCGGTCAGGATCATCTGGGCGTGATGCTGGCCTATACCCCGCTCCACCATCTGCTGATGCAGGCGGTGGGGCAGCCACTGGTGATGACATCGGGCAACCGCAGCGACGAGCCGCAGGCGATTGCCAATGCCGAAGCGCGCGAGCGGTTGGCGGACCTTGCCGATGCGTGGCTGATGCATGATCGCGAGATCGTGAACCGCGTGGACGATAGCGTGGTCGCACTCGACGCGCGCGGGCCGATCGTGCTGCGCCGCGCGCGCGGCATCGCGCCCGATCCGGTCATGCTGCCTGATGGGCTGGCAAGCGACGTGCCGGTGCTGGCGATGGGCGGCGAGTTGAAAGCCACCTTCTGCCTGCTGCGCGGGCGCGAAGCGGTGCTGTCCCAGCATATCGGCGATCTGGAAGACGCGGCGGCGCTTGCCGACTATCGCCGGATGCTGGACCTGTTCGCCCGCCTTTATGACTTCACACCGGGCCTGATCGCGGTGGACGCGCATCCGGACTACCTCTCAACCCAGCTCGGGCGGCGCATGGCGGACGAGCTGGGCGTGCCGGTTATCGCTGTGGCGCACCACCACGCGCATATGGCGGCGTGCTTGGCGGAGCATGGTGTCGCGCCCGGTCGTGAAGCTCTGGCAATCGTGTGCGACGGGCTGGGGTTGGGCGCCGACGGCACGCTATGGGGCGGGGAGGTGCTGCGCGGCGGTTATGTCTCGGCTGAGCGTATTGCCGCGGTTCCGGCGGTGGCGCTTCCGGGCGGCGCACAGGCGATGAAGCAGCCGTGGCGCAACCTCGTCGCGCACCTCTTGCACGCATTCGGGCCGGACTGGCGTGCCAAGGTTGCGCCGCTAACCGCGCACCTGCCCGAGGATTCCAGCGTGCGCGTGATCGAACAGGCCATTGCCAAGAGACTCAACAGCCCGCCCTGTTCCTCCGCCGGGCGCCTGTTCGATGCGGTCGCGGCCGCACTTGGCGTGCATCCGCTGGCCATCGGATACGAAGGGCACGCGGCAATGACGCTGGAATCGCTCGCGCGCCCTCACATGGATCGATGCGAAGGCTATGCGCTCGACCGGCCGGAGCCGGGCGATCCGTCACGCGCGCGATTGGCGGGGCTATGGCACGCAATTGCCGCGGACCTTGCCGCCCGAACCGCACCGGGCGTGATCGCCGCGCGGTTCCACCATGCCTTCGCGGATACAATGGTCGCGCTGCTTATGTCAGGCGGCCCGCCCGCGCCCGCCACCCCCGTCGCGCTTTCCGGCGGTACGTTCCAGAACCGGCTGATACGCGAGGGCGTGTCGGCGCGGCTGGAGGCGCTGGGCCTCGTCCCGCTCGTCCACCACACGCTGCCGGCGGGCGACGGCGGACTATCCCTCGGCCAGGCCGCAGCCGCCGCGGCAGGCTGCCGCACCGCGTAA
- the hypE gene encoding hydrogenase expression/formation protein HypE — MTALEPLGKARFRADERVTMSHGGGARAMADLIRKVFAHHFANPLLDQHHDVARLDRPEGRIVVSTDGHVISPLFFPGGDIGSLAVHGTLNDVAMGGARPVALTAGFIIEEGFPLADLDRIAASMGEAARKAGVPIATGDTKVVERGKGDGVFITTTGIGVVPDGVEISPERIAPGQAILLSGPIGDHGVAILSARQGLEFGTSIVSDSAALHRMAADMIAAAPDIALLRDPTRGGLSATLNELVEGTRHGMLIDERAIPVRPEVASACELLGLDPLHIANEGKLVCICDAVDADRVLAAMHAHPEGAGAALIGHVTAEQPGFVRMTTRIGGMRVVDWLSGEQLPRIC; from the coding sequence ATGACCGCGCTTGAACCCCTCGGCAAGGCTCGCTTCCGCGCGGACGAGCGCGTGACGATGAGCCACGGCGGCGGCGCGCGCGCGATGGCGGACCTGATCCGCAAGGTCTTCGCGCACCATTTCGCCAACCCGCTGCTGGACCAGCACCACGATGTCGCGCGGCTGGATCGGCCAGAGGGGCGTATCGTGGTGTCCACCGACGGGCATGTTATCTCGCCGCTGTTCTTCCCCGGCGGAGACATCGGCAGTCTGGCGGTGCACGGCACGCTGAATGACGTGGCGATGGGCGGTGCGCGGCCCGTCGCGCTGACCGCCGGTTTCATTATCGAGGAAGGCTTTCCGCTTGCCGATCTTGACCGTATCGCCGCGTCTATGGGCGAAGCGGCCAGGAAGGCGGGCGTTCCCATCGCCACGGGCGATACCAAGGTGGTGGAGCGCGGCAAGGGAGACGGCGTGTTCATCACCACCACCGGCATCGGTGTGGTGCCAGACGGTGTGGAGATTTCGCCCGAGCGGATCGCGCCGGGGCAGGCGATTCTGCTGTCCGGCCCGATCGGCGATCATGGCGTGGCGATCCTTTCGGCGCGGCAGGGGCTGGAATTCGGCACCTCCATCGTGTCGGACAGCGCGGCGCTGCACCGCATGGCGGCAGACATGATCGCCGCCGCGCCGGACATTGCGCTGCTGCGCGATCCCACGCGCGGCGGGCTATCGGCCACGCTGAACGAACTGGTCGAAGGCACGCGCCACGGCATGCTGATAGACGAACGCGCGATCCCGGTGCGGCCCGAAGTCGCCTCGGCCTGCGAACTGCTCGGCCTTGATCCGCTGCACATCGCCAACGAAGGCAAGCTGGTGTGCATCTGCGATGCCGTCGATGCGGACCGGGTGCTGGCCGCCATGCACGCGCACCCCGAAGGCGCGGGCGCGGCGTTGATCGGCCACGTTACCGCAGAGCAGCCCGGCTTCGTGCGGATGACCACCCGGATCGGCGGAATGCGCGTGGTCGATTGGCTTTCGGGCGAACAGCTTCCCCGGATATGCTGA
- the hypD gene encoding hydrogenase formation protein HypD codes for MKYVDEFRDRALAEKLSAAIHAEADPARDYNFMEFCGGHTHAIFRYGVQDLVPANVHFIHGPGCPVCILPIRRLDDAIELAEMPGAILCSYGDMLRVPGSKRRSLMSAKADGADVRMVYSTLDALAIARANPDRQVVFLGIGFETTTPPSALAIRQAADEGLENFSVFCNHVLTPAAIRHILDAPEIDPEQAVRLDGFLGPSHVSTVIGSKPYEFLAEKYAKPVVIAGFEPLDVMQSVLMLIRQVNDGRVAVENQYTRVVTREGNAKAQELVDDVFELRPTFEWRGLGWMADSALAIRDKYARFDAEKRFPISEKTAREVKSCECPAILRGVKKPKDCKLFGKVCTPENPMGSCMVSSEGACAAYWTYRRAETLAEMALEAAE; via the coding sequence ATGAAATACGTTGACGAATTTCGCGACCGCGCGCTGGCCGAAAAGCTGTCTGCCGCGATCCATGCAGAGGCCGATCCGGCGCGCGACTATAATTTCATGGAGTTCTGCGGCGGGCACACTCATGCGATCTTTCGCTATGGCGTGCAGGATCTTGTTCCCGCCAACGTCCACTTCATCCACGGCCCCGGCTGCCCGGTCTGCATCCTGCCCATCCGCCGGCTGGACGATGCGATAGAACTGGCCGAAATGCCCGGCGCGATCCTGTGTTCCTATGGCGACATGCTGCGCGTGCCCGGATCGAAGCGCCGATCGCTGATGAGCGCGAAGGCCGATGGCGCGGACGTGCGGATGGTCTATTCCACGCTGGACGCGCTGGCCATCGCGCGCGCCAATCCGGACCGGCAGGTGGTGTTTCTGGGCATAGGGTTTGAAACCACCACGCCGCCCTCAGCGTTGGCGATCCGCCAGGCGGCGGACGAGGGGCTGGAGAACTTCTCTGTATTCTGCAACCACGTGCTCACCCCGGCGGCGATCCGCCACATCCTCGACGCGCCGGAGATCGATCCTGAACAGGCGGTGCGGCTCGACGGGTTTCTGGGACCAAGCCACGTTTCGACCGTGATCGGATCGAAGCCTTATGAATTTCTGGCCGAGAAATATGCAAAGCCGGTGGTGATCGCCGGGTTTGAGCCGCTTGACGTGATGCAGTCGGTGCTGATGCTGATCCGTCAGGTGAATGACGGCCGCGTGGCGGTGGAGAACCAGTACACCCGCGTCGTCACCCGCGAAGGCAATGCGAAAGCGCAGGAACTGGTGGACGACGTGTTCGAACTGCGCCCCACGTTCGAATGGCGCGGGCTGGGCTGGATGGCGGACAGCGCGCTGGCGATCCGCGACAAATATGCGCGCTTCGATGCGGAAAAGCGTTTCCCGATCAGCGAGAAGACCGCGCGCGAAGTGAAGTCCTGCGAATGTCCGGCAATCCTGCGCGGGGTGAAAAAGCCAAAGGACTGCAAGCTGTTCGGCAAAGTCTGCACGCCCGAAAACCCTATGGGCAGCTGCATGGTCAGCTCAGAAGGGGCCTGTGCAGCCTACTGGACCTATCGCCGGGCCGAAACGCTGGCCGAAATGGCGCTGGAGGCGGCTGAATGA
- a CDS encoding HypC/HybG/HupF family hydrogenase formation chaperone: MCLAIPALVTDLSDDGMAVVSLGGVTKTISVALLDEVSAGDYVLVHVGYALHKVSEEEAQRTLALMAEGGLLDSELAEIGEAAS; the protein is encoded by the coding sequence ATGTGCCTTGCCATCCCCGCGCTGGTTACGGACCTGAGTGATGACGGCATGGCCGTCGTTTCGCTTGGCGGCGTGACCAAGACGATATCCGTCGCACTGCTCGATGAGGTTTCGGCTGGCGACTATGTGCTGGTCCACGTCGGCTATGCCTTGCACAAGGTCAGCGAAGAAGAAGCGCAGCGCACGCTGGCGCTGATGGCCGAAGGCGGGCTGCTCGACAGCGAACTGGCCGAAATCGGGGAGGCCGCGTCATGA
- the hypB gene encoding hydrogenase nickel incorporation protein HypB, which translates to MCNVCGCGEGETRIEGQGHHHYHHHHDHGHDHHDHDHHHHHGDHGDLHYGEGPAGTSVPGMSQSRLIRLEADILGKNNAYAAANRKLFADKGMFVLNLVSSPGSGKTSLLVRTLEKLKGELPLAVIEGDQQTSNDADRIRETGVPAVQVNTGKGCHLDAHMIGHALEPLAPQDGSVLLIENVGNLVCPAGFDLGEAHKVAILSVTEGEDKPLKYPDMFAASDLVLLNKVDLLPHLDFDIDLAEANVRRVNPKARTLRVSARSGEGMEAWIAWIKGGAMMAGATLPPAAGQE; encoded by the coding sequence ATGTGCAACGTATGCGGATGCGGCGAAGGCGAAACCCGGATCGAAGGGCAGGGCCATCACCACTATCATCATCATCACGATCATGGTCACGATCATCATGACCACGATCATCACCACCACCACGGCGATCATGGTGATCTGCACTATGGCGAAGGCCCGGCGGGAACGTCCGTGCCGGGGATGAGCCAGTCGCGCCTGATCCGGCTTGAAGCCGATATCCTTGGCAAGAACAACGCCTATGCCGCCGCCAATCGCAAGCTGTTTGCCGACAAGGGCATGTTCGTCCTCAACCTCGTCTCCTCGCCCGGTTCGGGAAAGACGAGCCTGCTGGTCAGGACGCTTGAAAAGCTGAAAGGCGAACTGCCGCTGGCGGTGATCGAGGGCGATCAGCAGACCAGCAACGATGCCGATCGCATCCGCGAAACCGGCGTTCCGGCGGTGCAGGTCAACACCGGCAAGGGCTGCCACCTTGACGCGCACATGATCGGCCACGCGCTTGAACCGCTGGCGCCGCAGGATGGCTCTGTTCTGTTGATAGAAAACGTTGGCAACCTTGTCTGCCCGGCCGGTTTCGATCTGGGCGAAGCGCACAAGGTGGCGATTCTTTCGGTGACCGAGGGAGAGGACAAGCCGCTCAAATACCCGGATATGTTCGCCGCGTCTGACCTTGTGCTGCTCAACAAGGTGGACCTGCTGCCGCACCTCGATTTCGATATCGACCTTGCCGAAGCCAACGTGCGCCGCGTGAACCCGAAGGCGCGCACCTTGCGCGTTTCGGCACGCAGCGGCGAAGGGATGGAGGCGTGGATCGCCTGGATAAAGGGCGGCGCGATGATGGCGGGTGCGACATTACCGCCCGCCGCCGGACAGGAGTAG
- the hypA gene encoding hydrogenase maturation nickel metallochaperone HypA gives MHELALCESIRSIIEDQARARNFARVERVALEVGAFSGVEIEALRFGFDVAMNGSVAQGATLEIVELPGEGWCMPCARAVRLAQRYDACPHCGGYQVQVTGGEDLKIRELEVC, from the coding sequence ATGCACGAACTGGCGCTGTGCGAATCCATCCGCTCCATCATCGAGGATCAGGCGCGTGCGCGGAACTTCGCGCGGGTTGAGCGTGTGGCGCTGGAAGTCGGCGCGTTTTCGGGCGTGGAAATAGAAGCGCTGCGCTTCGGTTTCGACGTGGCGATGAACGGTTCGGTTGCGCAGGGCGCCACGCTGGAAATCGTGGAATTGCCGGGCGAGGGGTGGTGCATGCCCTGCGCGCGTGCGGTTCGGCTTGCGCAGCGTTATGATGCCTGTCCGCATTGCGGCGGATACCAGGTGCAGGTGACCGGCGGGGAAGACCTGAAGATACGCGAACTGGAGGTGTGCTGA
- the trxA gene encoding thioredoxin — MASAGLSIDEQKAVDRFRKTVVEPSMNNLVILDFWAEWCGPCKALTPVLEKVAAEYADKGVVLAKVNVDEEQFIAAQFQVRSIPTVYAMFQGQPVADLTSARSESQLKQAIDQILKQLPVEPGGAANGEEKQDIGALVAMGEEVLAGGDAERAAGVFAQIAEMAPDNAEAHAGLIRALTAAGHREQAQAALDALDPKIAADPALDQAKSALALAEDAPDTGELDALKSAAAADPADMDAQLALANGLYASGDRDGAVDLLLKMIETDREWNEGAAKARLLQIFEAVGLEDPWVAAKRRRLSLVLFG; from the coding sequence TTGGCGAGCGCTGGCCTGAGCATCGACGAACAAAAAGCAGTGGACCGGTTCCGCAAGACGGTGGTCGAACCGTCGATGAACAACCTCGTCATCCTGGACTTCTGGGCCGAATGGTGCGGACCGTGCAAGGCGCTGACCCCGGTGCTGGAAAAAGTCGCGGCCGAATATGCCGACAAGGGCGTGGTGCTGGCCAAGGTGAACGTTGACGAGGAACAGTTCATCGCCGCCCAGTTCCAGGTGCGTTCCATCCCCACGGTCTATGCGATGTTCCAGGGCCAGCCGGTGGCCGACCTGACGTCCGCCCGCAGCGAATCGCAGCTGAAGCAGGCGATCGACCAGATCCTGAAGCAGCTTCCGGTCGAGCCAGGCGGCGCGGCGAACGGCGAGGAAAAGCAGGACATCGGCGCGCTGGTGGCGATGGGCGAGGAAGTGCTGGCGGGCGGCGATGCCGAACGCGCGGCGGGCGTGTTCGCCCAGATCGCCGAGATGGCGCCCGACAACGCGGAAGCCCACGCCGGGCTGATCCGCGCGTTGACGGCGGCCGGGCACCGCGAACAGGCGCAGGCCGCGCTCGACGCGCTCGACCCGAAGATCGCCGCCGATCCCGCGCTCGACCAGGCGAAATCCGCGCTCGCACTGGCGGAGGACGCGCCCGACACCGGAGAGCTTGACGCGCTGAAAAGCGCGGCGGCCGCCGATCCGGCGGATATGGACGCGCAACTGGCGCTTGCCAACGGACTCTATGCCAGCGGCGACCGCGATGGCGCGGTCGACCTGCTGCTGAAGATGATCGAAACCGACCGCGAATGGAACGAAGGCGCGGCAAAGGCCCGCCTGTTGCAGATATTCGAAGCGGTCGGGCTTGAAGACCCCTGGGTTGCGGCCAAGCGGCGGCGGCTCTCGCTGGTGCTGTTCGGCTGA
- a CDS encoding LON peptidase substrate-binding domain-containing protein, with protein MAGTISTTRLSIFPLAGALLYPGLHLPLHIFEPRYRAMVSDALARDRRIAMIQPQPTGDGTQLFTIGCVGRIDEVEALDDGRFNLVLEGLSRFRVLRELDVTTPFRQVEAELIPEPDDQTLSSVERAGFEQEARDFADAQGYRVDWEAVSRLDDVTLINGVAQIVPFDAAAKQALLEAGDINERCDLLVQLMQFFGRRDDDDDDRVTLQ; from the coding sequence ATGGCCGGAACGATCAGCACGACGCGCCTGTCGATCTTCCCGCTGGCCGGGGCGCTGCTTTACCCCGGCCTGCACCTGCCGCTGCACATCTTCGAACCGCGGTACCGCGCGATGGTGTCCGACGCGCTGGCGCGCGACCGGCGCATCGCGATGATCCAGCCGCAGCCGACCGGCGACGGGACGCAGTTGTTCACCATCGGCTGCGTGGGCCGGATCGACGAGGTGGAGGCGCTGGACGACGGACGCTTCAACCTTGTGCTTGAGGGTCTTTCGCGCTTCCGCGTGCTGCGCGAACTGGACGTGACGACGCCGTTCCGACAGGTCGAGGCCGAACTGATCCCCGAACCCGACGACCAGACGCTGAGTTCGGTGGAACGCGCGGGGTTCGAACAGGAAGCGCGCGATTTTGCCGATGCGCAGGGCTATCGCGTCGACTGGGAGGCGGTTTCGCGGCTGGACGACGTGACGCTGATCAACGGCGTGGCGCAGATCGTGCCCTTCGATGCGGCCGCCAAGCAGGCGCTGCTGGAAGCGGGCGACATCAACGAACGCTGCGACCTTCTGGTGCAGCTGATGCAGTTCTTCGGACGCCGCGACGATGACGACGACGACCGTGTGACGCTGCAGTAG
- a CDS encoding nitronate monooxygenase, which yields MLERLGLNLPIIQAPMAGVSTPELAAAVSNAGALGSIGVGATDAAGAGAMIAKLRARTDRAFNVNLFVHRSPVPDPSREAAWLSALDPTFRAFGAKPPTTLRTIYRSFAEDEAMLRLLIATKPPMVSFHFGLPDGPRIAALKEAGCHLVATVTNLAEAQAARRAGIDALVAQGIEAGGHRGCFDENAADDCLGTMPLVRILASQSGLPVIAAGGIMDGRGIGAALRMGAIAAQLGTAFIGCPESAADEAYRSALFATEARHTVMTRAISGRPARCLRNRFTILGDTIEAGVPDYPIAYDAGKALNLAAKAAGESGFGAQWAGQGAPLARTLPAADLVARLAAEMAG from the coding sequence ATGCTAGAGCGTCTAGGCCTGAACCTGCCGATCATTCAGGCGCCGATGGCCGGTGTTTCGACGCCCGAACTTGCGGCGGCCGTCTCTAACGCGGGCGCACTCGGTTCCATCGGCGTGGGAGCTACGGACGCGGCGGGCGCAGGCGCCATGATTGCCAAGCTGCGCGCAAGGACCGACCGGGCCTTCAACGTCAACCTGTTCGTGCACCGCAGTCCGGTGCCCGACCCGTCGCGCGAAGCAGCATGGCTTTCCGCGCTCGACCCGACCTTTCGCGCCTTCGGGGCAAAGCCCCCGACCACGCTTCGCACGATCTATCGCAGCTTCGCCGAAGACGAAGCCATGCTGCGACTGCTGATTGCGACAAAGCCGCCGATGGTCAGCTTTCACTTCGGATTACCCGACGGCCCCCGGATCGCGGCGTTGAAAGAAGCCGGATGCCACCTTGTCGCAACGGTCACGAACCTGGCCGAAGCGCAGGCCGCACGGCGGGCAGGCATCGATGCCCTGGTTGCGCAAGGTATCGAAGCGGGAGGCCATCGCGGCTGTTTCGACGAGAATGCCGCCGACGATTGTCTGGGGACGATGCCCCTCGTCCGCATCCTCGCAAGCCAATCCGGCCTGCCGGTAATTGCGGCCGGAGGGATCATGGACGGCAGGGGCATCGGCGCCGCGCTTCGAATGGGCGCAATCGCCGCGCAACTGGGCACGGCCTTCATCGGCTGCCCGGAAAGTGCGGCGGACGAAGCCTATCGTTCGGCCCTGTTCGCCACGGAGGCACGGCACACGGTGATGACACGCGCGATTTCCGGCCGCCCCGCCCGCTGCCTGCGCAACCGCTTCACGATCCTGGGCGACACGATCGAGGCGGGCGTGCCGGACTACCCGATTGCCTACGATGCGGGCAAAGCGCTCAACCTGGCGGCAAAGGCGGCTGGCGAAAGCGGTTTCGGTGCGCAATGGGCCGGTCAGGGCGCGCCGCTGGCGAGAACGCTTCCGGCAGCGGACCTTGTCGCCCGATTGGCGGCAGAGATGGCCGGTTGA